GAAAAGTGTGAAATATTCTGATACTAATCGCTTTTAATCCTTAAAAATCATCATCATCGTCATCAAAGCGGTCATTGAACAGGTCCATGTCCTTAAACTCGTCGTCGATGCCCAGGTCATCGTCGTCGTCAGTTTTCTTGCCACCTGCAGGGCGGCCGCGTTTACCTTTAGACTTAGGCATGTCAAACTCTTCAAAGTCCGGATCGTAGTCTTCGTCCTCGCCCTTTTCCCACGCGTCATCGACATCGTCCATATCATCATCGTCGTCATCTTCCTCATCGTCATCGTCTTTACGTTTGGATTTGGAAGCTGACTTATCTGATTTCTTTGAGGTTTTCTTGGATGTAGTTTCCTCTTCATCCTCGTCGTCCTCATCATCTTCATCCACCTCTTTCTTAGGCTTGGCCGCAGCTTTAGGAGCGTCTTTTGCAGTCTTAGGAGAAGTAGTTTTTTTCGTCTCTTTCTCTTTATCAGATTTTGATTTCATAATAGGTTCACTTATTTCTTTGCCGTAAAGTTTTAACAGTTTTTTTGATTAGCCAAATTTTTTTTGCCGTTTTTTTTCCTTAATTTTTGAGGTTTAGCGCTCCAGTATCTGATCGCGTCCCGGCCCGTTGGAAACGTATTTCACGGGAACGCCCAGATAGTTATCTACTGCTTCCACAAAAGTTTTCATCTCTGAAGGTAACTCGTTGAACTGCTTGCAGGTAGCAGTCTTTTCGCTCCAACCTTTGAAGGTTTCCCATACTGGTTTCACCTCCAGACCGTTGAGTTGGAAAGGCAATTGTTTGGTTTGCCGGCCATTGATTTCGTAGGCGGTGCAGGCAAGTACCTCATCAAATTCATCGAGTACATCGCTTTTGGTCATCACCAGTTGGGTAACGCCGCTCAGCATACAGGTATAGTTCAGGGCTACCAGGTCGATCCAGCCGCAACGGCGGGGACGGCCGGTAACTGCGCCAAATTCATGTCCGGCAGCACGCAGGTTTTCGCCGGTGGCATCATGCAGTTCGGTCGGGAAAGGACCGCTGCCCACGCGGGTGCAATAAGCTTTGGTCACACCAATCACTTCCTTGATCCATTGCGGAGCAATGCCCAGCCCGGTACATACGCCGGCAGAAATAGTATTGGAAGACGTCACAAACGGATACGTACCGAAATCCACGTCCAGCATGCTTCCCTGCGCACCTTCGGCCAGTACTTTTTTACCGGCTTTCAGTTTTTCATTCAGGAAATATTCACCGCTGACGATATTCATTTTTTTCAGGAAAGGCACTGCCTCAAAGAACTCTTTTTCCCATGCTTCGATGTCAGCTTCCAGGCCTTCCACGTTGTATTGGGACAGCATCTGCAGGTGTTTCTGCTTCAGCTTTTCGTACAGCGTTTCAAAATCGGCAGAGATCACATCGCCCACACGCAGGCCGTTTCTGCCTGTTTTGTCCATGTACGCGGGACCAATGCCTTTCAGGGTAGAACCGATTTTATCGTGACCTTTAGAGATCTCGGAAGCCTTGTCCAGCGCACGGTGCGTAGGAACGATAATATGCGTTTTTTCCGCGATAAACAGGTTTTTTGTCAGGTCGATGCCCAGGGCAGCGATATCTTCACTTTCTTTTTTGAAAGCTACAGGGTCCAGTACTACGCCATTACCAATCAGGTTAATGGTTTTATCATGAAACACACCGGAAGGAATGGTGCGCAATACTACTTTCTGACCGTTTACATACAGGGTATGGCCAGCATTTGGTCCACCCTGGAAACGGGCAATCACGTCGTACCTGCCGGCAAAATAGTCCACAATTTTACCTTTGCCTTCGTCGCCCCATTGCAGGCCTAACAAAACGTCTACCATAATGATTTAATTAATTATCGGAGGTTGCTTTTAAAAGAAGTGGCAAAATTACGCTGAAATACTACAAAATCAAATTTCTCTCACAAAGAACACAGAGAAGGGCGGACATTAGCAGGCACGCAAAGACCTGCATTGCGCCTGGCCCGCACATGACAAGCATTTTGCTCCCTGTTTCACACAAAATATATAAGGGAGCAAAGCAGCAAAGAAAATAGTATAATAAATTATAATGTTTACTTTGTGGCTTTGCTCCCTTATATGCCTTGGGCGCCTATAATTGTGATTCTTCGAGTCGTTGTACTGACTGGATACCATCCAGCTTCTTGAGGCGGTCCACCAGTTCGTCCAGCTCCTCCTTATCATGCACATATACCTTGATCAGGCCTTCAAACAGCCCTTCTTTGGATTCAATGCTGAGTGCGGAGATATTGACTTTCAGTTCACCGGAGATAATATTGGTGATTTTGTGGATAACGCCCACATCGTCCATGCCGATAATCCGTAAGCCGGTAAGGAAAGAGATTTCCCTGTTTTTAACCCATTTGGTTTTCACCACGCGGTGGCCATAATTGGCCAGCAGCTGGGCGGCATTGGGACAGTTGGTCCGGTGTATTTTAAGGCCTTCGCTGGCGGTGATAAAACCAAATACATCGTCGCCCGGGATGGGACGACAGCAGTTGGCCAGTTTGTAGGCAATCTTATCGGAGCTTTCCCCGAAAATGATCAGTTCCGCGTCTTTTTTGTTCGGGATCTGATGTTTCACATGTTCTTCCGGAACATGTTCCGGTTGTTTGACCGGCTTAGGCTGCTCCAGTTTGTCTCCCAGGAGGCTGAACTGTTTCAGCTCTTTAAGGTCGATATTTTTTACCGCGATCTGGTAATACAGGTCCAGCGGGGACGGTTGTTTATAGAACTGTACCAGCTCATTGATATTGTGCTGGCTGGCGGTCACCTTCATATGGTCCAGCTTGCGCTCCAGCGCAGCTTTTCCATCCATGGCCACTTTTCTTTTTTCTTCCTTGAGGGCGTCCTTGATCTTGGATTTGGCTTTGGCGGTGAGCACAAAGTTGAGCCAGTCTTCGGAAGGCTTCTGTTTGTTGGAAGTGATGATCTCCACCTGGTCACCGCTGCGCAGTTTATGGCTGAGCGGCACCAGTTTATAGTTGACCTTGGCGCCGATACACTTGTTGCCCACGGCACTGTGGATCGCATAAGCGAAGTCCAGCGCCGTAGAGTTGACCGGCAATATTTTCAGGTCGCCTTTGGGCGTATACACATAGATCTCTTCAGTAAAGAGATTGCTTTTAAAATCAGCGAGGAAGTCGAGCGTATTGGAATCCGGGTTACTGAGGATTTCACGTATCTGCGTGAACCACTGATCGAATTTGGATTCCTGTTGCGGGTTTGCGGCACCTTCCTTATAGCGCCAGTGGGCGGCTACTCCTTTTTCGGCGTAGTCGTTCATGCGTTTGGAGCGGATCTGTACTTCCACCCATTTACCCTGCGGGCCCATTACTGTTACGTGCAGGGCCTCATAGCCGTTGGATTTGGGGTTGCTGAGCCAGTCACGCGTACGTTCCGGGCTGGGGTGGTAGAAATCGGTGATGATGGAATATACCTTCCAGCAGTCGGCCTTTTCCTTGTCCAGCGGGGAGTCCAGGATGATGCGGATCGCGAACAGGTCGTACACCTCTTCAAAGGCCACGCCTTTTGTTTTGATCTTGTTGTGGATGGAATGGATGGACTTCGGGCGACCGTAGATCTCGAAGGTAAATCCTTCCTCCTGCAGTACTTCCTTGATAGGCTTGATAAACTCGTTGATATAGCGGGTGCGTTCACGCTTGGTTTCCTTCAGGCGCCGGGCTATCTCACGGTAGGTTTGCTGCTCCGTGTATTTCATGGCCAGATCTTCCATCTCGGACTTGATGTTGTACAATCCGAGGCGGTGAGCCAGCGGGGCGTAGATAAACACCGTTTCAGAGGCTATTTTCAACTGTTTTTCCCGGCTCATGCTGTCGAGGGTGCGCATGTTATGCAACCTGTCGGCCAGTTTGATCAGGATCACCCTGGGGTCATCTGCCAGGGTCAGGAGTATTTTCTTGAAGTTCTCCGCCTGTGCGGTACTGGTATTGGAA
The Chitinophaga varians genome window above contains:
- a CDS encoding adenylosuccinate synthase — its product is MVDVLLGLQWGDEGKGKIVDYFAGRYDVIARFQGGPNAGHTLYVNGQKVVLRTIPSGVFHDKTINLIGNGVVLDPVAFKKESEDIAALGIDLTKNLFIAEKTHIIVPTHRALDKASEISKGHDKIGSTLKGIGPAYMDKTGRNGLRVGDVISADFETLYEKLKQKHLQMLSQYNVEGLEADIEAWEKEFFEAVPFLKKMNIVSGEYFLNEKLKAGKKVLAEGAQGSMLDVDFGTYPFVTSSNTISAGVCTGLGIAPQWIKEVIGVTKAYCTRVGSGPFPTELHDATGENLRAAGHEFGAVTGRPRRCGWIDLVALNYTCMLSGVTQLVMTKSDVLDEFDEVLACTAYEINGRQTKQLPFQLNGLEVKPVWETFKGWSEKTATCKQFNELPSEMKTFVEAVDNYLGVPVKYVSNGPGRDQILER
- a CDS encoding RelA/SpoT family protein, with protein sequence METAAVQKYNLDEEQEKKEIVRHYRALLRALKPRLKKGDRELVRTAFEMAADAHKEMRRKSGEPYILHPLAVAQICVEEIGLGVRSAICALLHDTVEDTEVTLEDVAREFGNEIAHIVDGLTKISTVIDSNTSTAQAENFKKILLTLADDPRVILIKLADRLHNMRTLDSMSREKQLKIASETVFIYAPLAHRLGLYNIKSEMEDLAMKYTEQQTYREIARRLKETKRERTRYINEFIKPIKEVLQEEGFTFEIYGRPKSIHSIHNKIKTKGVAFEEVYDLFAIRIILDSPLDKEKADCWKVYSIITDFYHPSPERTRDWLSNPKSNGYEALHVTVMGPQGKWVEVQIRSKRMNDYAEKGVAAHWRYKEGAANPQQESKFDQWFTQIREILSNPDSNTLDFLADFKSNLFTEEIYVYTPKGDLKILPVNSTALDFAYAIHSAVGNKCIGAKVNYKLVPLSHKLRSGDQVEIITSNKQKPSEDWLNFVLTAKAKSKIKDALKEEKRKVAMDGKAALERKLDHMKVTASQHNINELVQFYKQPSPLDLYYQIAVKNIDLKELKQFSLLGDKLEQPKPVKQPEHVPEEHVKHQIPNKKDAELIIFGESSDKIAYKLANCCRPIPGDDVFGFITASEGLKIHRTNCPNAAQLLANYGHRVVKTKWVKNREISFLTGLRIIGMDDVGVIHKITNIISGELKVNISALSIESKEGLFEGLIKVYVHDKEELDELVDRLKKLDGIQSVQRLEESQL